A window of Salmo trutta chromosome 5, fSalTru1.1, whole genome shotgun sequence contains these coding sequences:
- the LOC115194592 gene encoding microtubule-associated protein 11 encodes MVLMMESQCEYFMYFPAVPITDLSDPSKYRTLPRRSHLYLGETVQFLLVLRSRDERSGSGGTKGNGDSDSGTRAWKELVGSLSAVASVCPGESRHRSQLHPHEFQRSYSDDGADEDPDEVDFAVGTAHIGRRESRNRGFRECKPLLIHNNTGSDGRQYRRAPMQSPMDKPVVLNDEVIFPLTVSLDKLHVNTLKVKIVVTVWKQEKEKAEIREHGYLTILQLRSPTHTFRQDLNTFKAQVSTTLSVLPPPTVKCQQITVSGKHLTVLKVLNSSSQEEVCVRNVRVLPNFNASYLPMMPDGSVLLVDNVCHQSAEVTMTSFHRMNSSSSHLPSMLSALEEQNFLFQLQLRDQPEEESSEGLEVPLVAVLQWSTSKLPFTRYISTHYQLPSVRLDRPRLVMTASCQSAVRPQEHFRVKYTLLNNLQDFLAVRLVWTPEGRGRQEDPSASSVVCHSPLNNLGQCRKGSTLSFTVAFQILKAGLFELSQHMKLKLQFTASCSNPPAEARPMSLSLSRNNSPSSPAVRDLLDRQSLGRSQSFSHQQPSRSHLMRTGSVMERRAITPPVGSPVGRPLYLPPERPVLSLDKIAKRECKVLVLELGRDWESEGGREGWRNEVERK; translated from the exons atggTTCTAATGATGGAATCGCAATGCGAGTATTTTATGTATTTCCCTGCTGTTCCCATCACGGACCTTTCCGACCCGTCAAAATACCGAACTCTCCCCCGTCGCAGTCACCTCTATCTCGGCGAGACGGTGCAGTTCTTGTTGGTCCTGCGGTCCAGAGATGAAAGGTCAGGTTCGGGCGGGACAAAGGGAAACGGGGATAGTGACAGCGGTACCCGGGCTTGGAAGGAGCTGGTAGGTTCCCTCTCCGCTGTAGCAAGTGTCTGCCCCGGCGAGAGCCGACATCGCTCCCAACTTCACCCCCACGAGTTCCAGAGAAGCTACAGCGACGACGGTGCAGACGAGGACCCCGACGAGGTTGACTTTGCTGTGGGTACAGCCCATATAGGCAGAAGGGAGTCCAGGAACCGAGGCTTCAGAGAATGCAAGCCGCTTCTCATTCACAATAACACGGGGAGTGATGGGCGGCAGTATCGGCGGGCACCGATGCAG tcaCCCATGGACAAGCCAGTGGTACTGAACGATGAGGTCATCTTCCCTCTGACCGTCTCATTGGACAAACTCCACGTCAACACGCTCAAGGTCaag ATCGTAGTGACAGTGTGGAAGCAGGAGAAGGAGAAGGCAGAGATCAGGGAACATGGTTACCTCACCATCCTACAGCTGAGGAGtcccacacacacattcagacaggACCTCAACACCTTCAAGGCCCagg TCAGCACCACCCTGAGTGTTCTTCCTCCTCCGACTGTGAAATGTCAACAGATTACCGTCTCCGGGAAGCACCTGACCGTTCTCAAAG TATTAAACTCCAGTTCCCAGGAGGAGGTGTGTGTTAGGAACGTGAGGGTTCTTCCTAACTTCAACGCGTCCTATCTCCCCATGATGCCCGACGGCTCTGTACTCCTAGTGGACAATGTCTG CCACCAATCAGCGGAGGTTACGATGACATCATTCCACAGAATGAACAGTAGCTCCTCCCACCTCCCCAGCATGCTCTCTGCCCTGGAGGAGCAGAACTTCCTGTTTCAGCTGCAGCTCAGAGACCAGCCAGAGGAAGAGTCCAGCGAG GGTCTGGAGGTTCCATTGGTGGCTGTGCTGCAATGGTCTACCTCTAAGCTTCCATTTACCAG GTACATTTCGACCCACTACCAGCTACCCAGCGTGAGACTGGACCGCCCCCGTTTGGTGATGACAGCTTCCTGTCAGAGTGCCGTGAGGCCGCAGGAGCACTTCCGGGTCAAATACACCCTCCTCAACAACCTGCAGGACTTCCTGGCTGTACGCCTGGTCTGGACACCCGaag gTCGTGGTCGACAGGAGGACCCGTCAGCGAGTTCTGTGGTGTGTCACTCCCCCCTCAACAACTTGGGACAGTGTCGGAAAGGGTCCACCCTCTCCTTCACAGTTGCCTTCCAGATACTCAAGGCAGGACTTTTTGAG tTAAGCCAGCACATGAAGCTGAAGCTCCAGTTCACAGCGTCCTGTTCCAACCCCCCTGCTGAGGCCAGAcccatgtctctgtccctgtcccgtAATAACTCTCCCTCCAGCCCTGCTGTTAGAGACCTGCTGGACAGACAGAGTCTGGGACGGTCACAGAGCTTCTCTCACCAACAACCCTCACGGTCGCATCTTATGAG gacgGGCAGTGTTATGGAGCGCCGGGCCATCACTCCTCCAGTGGGATCTCCAGTGGGTCGACCCCTCTACCTTCCCCCCGAACGCCCCGTCCTCTCGCTGGATAAGATCGCCAAGAGAGAGTGTAAGGTATTGGTACTGGAACTCGGAAGAGActgggagagcgagggagggagggagggttggaggAACGAGGTAGAGAGGAAATAA
- the LOC115194595 gene encoding galactose-3-O-sulfotransferase 2 isoform X2 — MRLGLGCYRVGPKWLWKALLVFVAIAFAGQLLGVIYNKSLQQDRSRWLFSSDGQGPSLGSCRPRSHVMFLKTHKTASSTVLNILYRYGEEKDLRFALPLGYQFGYPFSFNAHRVKGYSGPHVADFSIMGNHMRFNKPEVGKVMPADTFYFSILRDPVALTESSYAYYKAVAPAFRKAKGLGDFADNPWKYYDPRLRNNHYARNLLWFDFGLDHNANFSTTLAQRGEVAIRRAFKLILVSEHFDESMVLLRHALCWPLDAVVSFSLNARQQKSSGGSSWVDKAAAAQPPALALTDNQRQKLREWNALDWHLYQAFNRSFWDEVDRFGRARMDQEVVLLRTRRELLAKACLREGGRPIEASRIRDKNIRPFQSGFVKILGYELHPGLDNATRQACLRMIRPEIQYKDLLDARQFPRAAPQPAQALPPAIPAGRAHVRKGPSSQLRTGELGVEGGGWMGEERDWDGSRLSHSNNNNQKLVRDGGRRGGREGKRNIR; from the exons cctcCAGCAGGACAGGTCGCGGTGGTTGTTCTCGTCCGATGGCCAGGGCCCGTCTCTGGGCTCCTGTCGGCCCCGCAGCCACGTCATGTTCCTGAAAACCCACAAGACAGCCAGCAGCACCGTCCTCAACATTCTCTACCGATACGGAGAG GAGAAGGACCTGCGCTTCGCCCTGCCTCTGGGGTATCAGTTCGGCTACCCCTTCTCTTTCAACGCCCACAGGGTCAAAGGTTACAGTGGGCCACATGTGGCAGATTTCAGCATCATGGGAAACCATATGCGCTTCAACAAACCAGAG GTAGGGAAGGTGATGCCAGCCGACACCTTCTATTTCTCCATCCTTCGTGACCCTGTAGCGCTCACCGAGTCGTCCTACGCCTACTACAAAGCCGTTGCCCCTGCCTTCAGGAAAGCCAAAG GCCTGGGAGACTTCGCCGACAACCCCTGGAAGTACTACGACCCCCGTCTCCGTAACAACCACTACGCTCGCAACCTGCTGTGGTTCGACTTCGGCCTGGACCACAACGCCAACTTCTCCACCACACTGGCGCAACGAGGTGAAGTGGCCATCCGACGTGCCTTCAAACTCATCCTGGTCTCGGAGCACTTCGACGAATCCATGGTACTGCTCCGCCACGCCCTCTGTTGGCCTCTGGACGCTGTCGTCTCCTTTAGCCTGAACGCCCGTCAGCAAAAGTccagtggaggcagctcctgggtGGATAAAGCGGCCGCTGCTCAGCCCCCCGCCTTGGCTCTCACAGACAACCAACGCCAGAAGCTCCGGGAGTGGAACGCCCTGGACTGGCACCTCTATCAGGCGTTCAACCGCTCCTTCTGGGATGAAGTGGATCGCTTTGGGAGAGCCAGAATGGACCAAGAGGTCGTTCTACTCCGGACCCGCCGGGAGTTGCTGGCTAAGGCTTGCCTGAGGGAAGGCGGGAGGCCGATAGAGGCAAGCCGCATCCGGGACAAGAACATCAGGCCCTTCCAGAGCGGCTTTGTGAAGATCCTAGGATATGAGCTCCATCCTGGGCTGGACAACGCTACCCGTCAGGCCTGTCTGAGGATGATCAGGCCGGAGATCCAGTATAAAGACCTGCTGGATGCCAGGCAGTTCCCCAGGGCAGCTCCCCAGCCTGCCCAGGCTCTGCCCCCAGCTATCCCTGCTGGGAGAGCCCACGTAAGGAAAGGCCCCTCCTCCCAACTCCGGACAGGAGAGctgggagtggagggaggagggtggatgggggaggagagggactgggACGGGAGTCGGTTATctcatagtaataataataaccaaAAATTGGTGCGagatggaggaagaagaggtggaagagaggggaAAAGGAACATAAGATAG
- the LOC115194595 gene encoding galactose-3-O-sulfotransferase 2 isoform X1, whose amino-acid sequence MVFKRRARRMRLGLGCYRVGPKWLWKALLVFVAIAFAGQLLGVIYNKSLQQDRSRWLFSSDGQGPSLGSCRPRSHVMFLKTHKTASSTVLNILYRYGEEKDLRFALPLGYQFGYPFSFNAHRVKGYSGPHVADFSIMGNHMRFNKPEVGKVMPADTFYFSILRDPVALTESSYAYYKAVAPAFRKAKGLGDFADNPWKYYDPRLRNNHYARNLLWFDFGLDHNANFSTTLAQRGEVAIRRAFKLILVSEHFDESMVLLRHALCWPLDAVVSFSLNARQQKSSGGSSWVDKAAAAQPPALALTDNQRQKLREWNALDWHLYQAFNRSFWDEVDRFGRARMDQEVVLLRTRRELLAKACLREGGRPIEASRIRDKNIRPFQSGFVKILGYELHPGLDNATRQACLRMIRPEIQYKDLLDARQFPRAAPQPAQALPPAIPAGRAHVRKGPSSQLRTGELGVEGGGWMGEERDWDGSRLSHSNNNNQKLVRDGGRRGGREGKRNIR is encoded by the exons cctcCAGCAGGACAGGTCGCGGTGGTTGTTCTCGTCCGATGGCCAGGGCCCGTCTCTGGGCTCCTGTCGGCCCCGCAGCCACGTCATGTTCCTGAAAACCCACAAGACAGCCAGCAGCACCGTCCTCAACATTCTCTACCGATACGGAGAG GAGAAGGACCTGCGCTTCGCCCTGCCTCTGGGGTATCAGTTCGGCTACCCCTTCTCTTTCAACGCCCACAGGGTCAAAGGTTACAGTGGGCCACATGTGGCAGATTTCAGCATCATGGGAAACCATATGCGCTTCAACAAACCAGAG GTAGGGAAGGTGATGCCAGCCGACACCTTCTATTTCTCCATCCTTCGTGACCCTGTAGCGCTCACCGAGTCGTCCTACGCCTACTACAAAGCCGTTGCCCCTGCCTTCAGGAAAGCCAAAG GCCTGGGAGACTTCGCCGACAACCCCTGGAAGTACTACGACCCCCGTCTCCGTAACAACCACTACGCTCGCAACCTGCTGTGGTTCGACTTCGGCCTGGACCACAACGCCAACTTCTCCACCACACTGGCGCAACGAGGTGAAGTGGCCATCCGACGTGCCTTCAAACTCATCCTGGTCTCGGAGCACTTCGACGAATCCATGGTACTGCTCCGCCACGCCCTCTGTTGGCCTCTGGACGCTGTCGTCTCCTTTAGCCTGAACGCCCGTCAGCAAAAGTccagtggaggcagctcctgggtGGATAAAGCGGCCGCTGCTCAGCCCCCCGCCTTGGCTCTCACAGACAACCAACGCCAGAAGCTCCGGGAGTGGAACGCCCTGGACTGGCACCTCTATCAGGCGTTCAACCGCTCCTTCTGGGATGAAGTGGATCGCTTTGGGAGAGCCAGAATGGACCAAGAGGTCGTTCTACTCCGGACCCGCCGGGAGTTGCTGGCTAAGGCTTGCCTGAGGGAAGGCGGGAGGCCGATAGAGGCAAGCCGCATCCGGGACAAGAACATCAGGCCCTTCCAGAGCGGCTTTGTGAAGATCCTAGGATATGAGCTCCATCCTGGGCTGGACAACGCTACCCGTCAGGCCTGTCTGAGGATGATCAGGCCGGAGATCCAGTATAAAGACCTGCTGGATGCCAGGCAGTTCCCCAGGGCAGCTCCCCAGCCTGCCCAGGCTCTGCCCCCAGCTATCCCTGCTGGGAGAGCCCACGTAAGGAAAGGCCCCTCCTCCCAACTCCGGACAGGAGAGctgggagtggagggaggagggtggatgggggaggagagggactgggACGGGAGTCGGTTATctcatagtaataataataaccaaAAATTGGTGCGagatggaggaagaagaggtggaagagaggggaAAAGGAACATAAGATAG